From a single Bacillus sp. NEB1478 genomic region:
- the galT gene encoding galactose-1-phosphate uridylyltransferase → MAELRYNPLLDSWVMVSAKRQFRPYLPKDFCPFCPGSGKVPEDYDVHLYHNEYPVLSAEPPEPDEVGGSLYNTRETFGRCEVILYTSDHQATLPDLSRSHMKRLVDLWTKTFDELDQNLHHQYVMIFENRGEEVGVTITHPHGQVYAYPFIPKKVKIELDNCKKYLEKTGRNMFEEMIREEKKFGQRVIIENDYFIAFIPFFTDTPFGVFVVCKENKTALTEFSEEEKRALGDILQELIGGMDQLFDQPFPYMMGIHGRPSNYENVESYYRFHIEFYSPMQTKEKLKLNAASETAGWAVALPTKAEDNAVLLRKAVQWFWDNGGIKND, encoded by the coding sequence ATGGCTGAACTTCGATACAATCCATTACTCGATAGCTGGGTGATGGTATCTGCAAAAAGACAATTCAGACCTTATTTGCCAAAAGATTTTTGTCCCTTTTGCCCAGGTTCAGGAAAAGTACCAGAGGATTATGATGTTCACTTATACCATAACGAGTATCCCGTTCTATCAGCTGAACCTCCTGAACCAGATGAGGTTGGGGGCAGCTTATATAATACTAGAGAGACATTTGGAAGATGCGAAGTAATTCTTTATACGTCTGATCATCAGGCAACTTTACCAGATCTTTCAAGATCACACATGAAACGATTAGTAGACCTTTGGACAAAAACGTTTGATGAATTAGATCAGAATCTCCATCACCAATACGTAATGATTTTTGAAAACAGAGGGGAAGAGGTTGGGGTAACAATCACTCATCCACATGGTCAGGTTTATGCTTATCCATTTATCCCTAAGAAAGTGAAGATTGAGCTAGATAACTGCAAAAAGTATCTAGAGAAGACCGGTAGAAATATGTTTGAAGAAATGATCAGAGAAGAGAAAAAGTTTGGCCAAAGAGTAATAATTGAAAATGATTATTTTATTGCATTTATCCCCTTTTTTACTGATACTCCATTTGGTGTTTTTGTCGTATGTAAAGAAAATAAAACAGCACTTACTGAATTTTCAGAAGAAGAAAAAAGAGCATTGGGAGATATTCTTCAAGAACTGATAGGTGGTATGGATCAATTATTCGATCAACCGTTTCCTTATATGATGGGGATTCATGGAAGACCAAGCAACTATGAAAATGTAGAGAGTTATTATCGCTTTCATATTGAATTTTATTCCCCTATGCAAACGAAAGAAAAATTAAAGCTTAATGCCGCTTCAGAAACAGCAGGATGGGCTGTCGCTCTTCCGACTAAGGCGGAAGATAACGCAGTTTTGTTAAGAAAAGCTGTTCAGTGGTTTTGGGACAATGGCGGCATAAAGAACGACTAA
- a CDS encoding AbrB family transcriptional regulator, producing the protein MKFRWLDKKVQLFQFAAAVSAAFIGGLLFSLLQWPIPWLLGPMSAVLIVSRIKRVTLYWPTEIRNAGLIIVGYSIGLTFTKDTLITISSKLPSMALMTVLLVLICMGMAFIISKLSSIDFPTALTSSIPGGLSQIITFAEESKGIDITTVTFFQVTRLLMIIFFVPFLIFSPLFLENGTKFPSSETAAHLAPYDYHLLPTLFFIVFSIAVALIGKRIKLPTAFLLAPILGIAILNVAGYTGPPVPSFLLDISQFMIGGYIGLLLKPEQLKSKAIIPVALFSGIMLVCISLGLSYLLSLQYRFSPLTSFLSLAPGGADQMGIIGHELHADISMITGYQLFRILFIFFAVPPLLKYVLRFSQRKSENKGM; encoded by the coding sequence ATGAAATTCAGATGGTTAGACAAGAAAGTTCAGCTTTTCCAATTTGCGGCTGCAGTTTCAGCAGCATTTATAGGAGGTCTATTATTCTCTCTTTTACAATGGCCAATTCCTTGGCTTTTAGGGCCAATGTCAGCAGTACTAATTGTTTCGCGAATTAAAAGGGTTACACTATATTGGCCGACAGAGATAAGAAATGCAGGCTTAATCATCGTAGGTTATTCTATAGGATTGACCTTCACGAAGGATACCTTAATAACCATATCTTCTAAACTGCCATCCATGGCATTAATGACAGTCCTTCTGGTTTTGATTTGCATGGGAATGGCATTTATTATCTCTAAGCTTTCCAGCATTGATTTTCCTACTGCGCTTACAAGCAGTATACCCGGAGGACTTTCACAAATTATTACCTTTGCAGAAGAATCTAAAGGAATAGACATTACTACTGTTACTTTTTTTCAAGTTACCCGTTTATTAATGATCATCTTTTTTGTTCCGTTCCTCATTTTTAGCCCGCTTTTTTTAGAAAATGGTACGAAATTTCCTTCTAGTGAGACTGCTGCTCACCTTGCTCCATATGACTATCATTTACTGCCCACTCTTTTTTTCATTGTTTTTTCCATAGCAGTCGCCTTAATTGGAAAAAGAATTAAATTGCCTACAGCGTTTTTATTAGCTCCTATTTTAGGGATTGCTATATTGAATGTTGCAGGTTATACGGGACCGCCTGTTCCGTCTTTTTTATTAGATATCTCTCAATTTATGATTGGCGGATACATCGGTTTATTATTAAAACCTGAACAACTAAAATCTAAGGCAATAATACCCGTTGCACTTTTTAGCGGTATCATGCTAGTCTGTATCTCATTGGGGTTAAGTTATCTATTGTCATTACAATACCGATTCTCTCCTCTAACTAGCTTCTTAAGCTTAGCACCTGGAGGAGCTGATCAAATGGGGATCATCGGTCACGAACTGCATGCAGATATATCTATGATTACAGGCTACCAGCTTTTTAGAATTCTCTTTATCTTTTTTGCAGTGCCGCCTTTATTAAAATATGTATTAAGATTCAGCCAAAGAAAAAGTGAGAATAAAGGCATGTAG
- a CDS encoding YbaK/EbsC family protein: MEKYHLKIKTYMDRHKIKAEHFVFTDSCHSVKQAARMINAPIDQFVKNICMVDGAGKLIVAIVKGEDRASTSRVSKALQIDKPRLGNDSEILEHTGFPAGGVPSFGFPALYLIDPKVAESEYIFTGGGSLNSLIRIDIQEMITLNNGIVVRVRK; the protein is encoded by the coding sequence ATGGAAAAATACCACTTGAAAATAAAAACTTATATGGACAGACACAAAATAAAAGCAGAGCATTTTGTATTTACTGACTCTTGTCACTCTGTTAAACAGGCTGCAAGAATGATTAACGCACCAATTGATCAATTTGTTAAAAATATCTGTATGGTGGATGGAGCAGGCAAGCTGATCGTTGCTATCGTTAAAGGAGAAGATAGAGCAAGTACTTCAAGAGTAAGTAAAGCATTACAAATTGATAAACCAAGACTAGGCAATGATTCTGAGATTTTAGAACATACTGGATTTCCTGCTGGTGGAGTTCCCTCATTTGGGTTTCCAGCACTCTATTTAATTGATCCAAAGGTGGCAGAGTCCGAATACATATTTACAGGTGGGGGCTCGCTAAATTCTTTAATAAGGATAGACATTCAAGAAATGATAACCTTGAATAATGGGATAGTTGTTAGAGTAAGAAAGTGA